One Stenotrophomonas maltophilia DNA window includes the following coding sequences:
- a CDS encoding phytoene desaturase family protein yields the protein MSWDAIIVGGGHNGLVCAAYLARAGKKVLVLERRGVLGGAAVTEEFHPGFRNSVASYTVSLLQPKVIDDLQLHAHGLRIVARPANNFLPLPDGRYLLSAPGRTQAEVAKFSERDAQRLPAYEARLEIFADVLRAWALRAPPDIGVAGGWRALPALWQVGRLGRELATLDASLRQELLDLFTLSAAEYLDRWFESEPIKALFGFDGIVGNYASPYTPGSAYVLLHHVFGQCNGVKGAWGHAIGGMGAISQAIATSAREAGAELRVEAGVQRVRIEQGRAVGVELVNGEILRARAVVANVNPKLLYEQLLEPAQVPNATRERMANWRCGSGTFRMNVALSRLPEFRALPGPGDHLSAGIIMAPSLEYMDRAWLDARRDGWSREPIVEMLIPSTLDDSLAPRGQHVASLFCQHVAPVLPEGRHWDDHRKTVADLMIATVERYAPGFADSVLGRQVLSPLDLERTFGLVGGDIFHGALSANQLFSARPMVGQAGYRGALPGLYLCGSGTHPGGGVTGAPGHNAAQVVLRDL from the coding sequence ATGTCCTGGGATGCGATCATCGTTGGCGGTGGCCACAACGGCCTGGTCTGCGCGGCCTATCTGGCGCGTGCCGGAAAGAAGGTGCTGGTGCTGGAACGTCGTGGCGTTCTCGGCGGTGCCGCCGTCACCGAGGAGTTCCATCCCGGCTTCCGCAACTCGGTCGCGTCGTACACGGTCTCGCTGCTGCAGCCGAAGGTGATCGACGACCTGCAGCTGCATGCGCATGGGCTGCGCATCGTCGCGCGTCCGGCCAACAACTTCCTGCCATTGCCGGACGGCCGCTATCTGTTGTCGGCACCTGGCCGCACTCAAGCCGAAGTCGCCAAATTCTCCGAGCGGGATGCACAGCGCCTGCCCGCGTACGAGGCGCGCCTGGAAATCTTCGCCGATGTGCTGCGTGCGTGGGCTCTGCGCGCGCCGCCGGACATCGGCGTTGCCGGCGGCTGGCGTGCACTGCCCGCCCTGTGGCAGGTGGGCCGTCTCGGTCGCGAACTGGCCACGCTGGATGCCTCCCTGCGGCAGGAACTGCTGGACCTGTTCACGCTGTCGGCGGCGGAGTACCTGGACCGCTGGTTCGAGAGCGAACCCATCAAGGCCTTGTTCGGCTTCGACGGCATCGTCGGCAACTACGCAAGCCCGTATACACCGGGCAGTGCCTACGTACTGCTGCACCATGTGTTCGGCCAGTGCAATGGCGTGAAAGGTGCGTGGGGCCATGCGATTGGTGGCATGGGCGCGATCAGCCAAGCCATCGCCACCTCGGCGCGCGAGGCCGGTGCGGAACTGCGCGTGGAGGCCGGTGTGCAGCGCGTGCGGATTGAACAGGGCCGCGCGGTGGGTGTGGAACTGGTCAACGGCGAAATCCTGCGCGCACGCGCGGTGGTCGCCAACGTCAATCCGAAACTGCTGTACGAACAATTGCTGGAACCGGCACAGGTACCCAACGCAACACGCGAACGCATGGCGAACTGGCGCTGCGGTTCGGGCACCTTCCGGATGAACGTGGCGCTGTCGCGGCTGCCGGAGTTCCGCGCCCTGCCCGGCCCCGGCGATCATCTCAGCGCCGGCATCATCATGGCGCCCAGCCTGGAGTACATGGACCGGGCCTGGCTGGATGCGCGCCGCGACGGCTGGTCGCGCGAACCGATCGTGGAAATGCTCATTCCCAGTACGCTGGACGATTCGCTGGCACCGCGCGGGCAGCATGTGGCCAGCCTGTTCTGCCAGCACGTGGCACCGGTGTTGCCTGAAGGCCGCCATTGGGATGATCACCGCAAAACCGTGGCCGACCTGATGATCGCCACCGTCGAACGGTATGCGCCCGGCTTCGCCGACAGTGTTCTCGGTCGGCAGGTGCTGTCCCCGCTCGATCTGGAACGCACCTTCGGACTGGTCGGTGGCGACATCTTCCACGGCGCGCTGAGTGCCAACCAGTTGTTCTCGGCGCGGCCGATGGTCGGCCAGGCTGGCTACCGCGGCGCCCTGCCCGGCCTGTACCTGTGCGGCTCGGGCACCCATCCCGGCGGTGGCGTCACCGGTGCGCCCGGGCACAATGCCGCGCAGGTGGTCTTACGGGATCTCTGA